Proteins encoded in a region of the Deltaproteobacteria bacterium genome:
- a CDS encoding TetR/AcrR family transcriptional regulator: protein MTAPQTQPGALEWVRPPRQARSQLTLGRILDAAESLLREKCWEDTSVAEIVRRADSSVGAFYARFRDKDALLSALHERFVEEAIATAERALCEKRWAGTSISEIVRELVAFQVRIQDQHAGLVRAIVLRSAECAEFRDRGLRMTASIDGLFARLVVARRHEILHPIPIAAAAFTSRLIGGAMLQRLLFPAAANLASPELSLVGELTHAALAYLGVFPEDAVDAS, encoded by the coding sequence ATGACCGCCCCCCAAACCCAACCCGGAGCGCTCGAGTGGGTGCGCCCGCCCCGCCAGGCGCGAAGCCAGCTGACCCTCGGCCGGATCCTCGACGCCGCGGAGTCGCTGCTGCGCGAGAAATGCTGGGAGGACACCTCCGTGGCCGAGATCGTCCGGCGCGCCGACTCGTCGGTGGGCGCGTTCTACGCGCGATTTCGCGACAAGGACGCGCTGCTCTCCGCGCTGCACGAGCGCTTCGTGGAAGAGGCGATCGCGACCGCGGAGCGCGCGCTCTGCGAGAAGCGCTGGGCGGGGACGTCGATCAGCGAGATCGTTCGCGAGCTGGTCGCCTTTCAGGTCCGCATCCAGGACCAGCACGCCGGTCTCGTGCGGGCCATCGTGCTGCGCTCCGCGGAGTGCGCGGAGTTCAGGGATCGCGGCCTGCGGATGACCGCGTCCATCGACGGTCTCTTCGCGCGGCTGGTCGTCGCGCGCCGACACGAGATCCTGCACCCGATCCCGATCGCCGCGGCCGCGTTCACGAGTCGCCTGATCGGCGGCGCGATGCTGCAGCGGCTGCTCTTTCCCGCCGCCGCCAACCTCGCGAGCCCCGAGCTCTCTCTGGTCGGCGAGCTCACGCACGCGGCGCTCGCCTACCTCGGCGTCTTCCCCGAGGACGCGGTCGACGCGAGCTGA